Within the Enterobacter roggenkampii genome, the region AAACTGGTGCAGGACTATCCTATCAAGTCCCGCTCGGTGATCGCCCATATTCGCCAGGCTAACCGTGGCGAAGTGGCGCTGGAAAATACCCATCCGTTTACCCGGGAACTGTGGGGCCGAAACTGGACCTACGCGCACAACGGGCAACTCACGGGCTATAAGTCGCTGGAGACGGGCAATTTCCGCCCGGTAGGCGAAACCGACAGCGAAAAAGCCTTCTGCTGGCTGCTGCACAAGCTGACGGAGCGCTATCCCCGCACGCCAGGCAATATGGCTGCCGTGTTTAAATACATCGCGACGCTGGCGACCGAGCTACGCGAAAAAGGCGTGTTCAACATGCTGCTCTCAGACGGCCGCTATGTGATGGCGTTCTGCTCGACGAATTTGTTCTGGATCACCCGCCGTGCGCCGTTTGGCGTGGCAACGCTGCTCGATCAGGATGTGGAGATAGACTTTCAGAAGGAGACCACACCGAACGATGTGGTCACTGTTATTGCAACGCAGCCGCTGACGGGCAACGAAACCTGGCAAAAGATTATGCCAGGCGAGTGGGTGCTATTTTGTCTCGGGGACCGTGTAATTTGACGCCAGCTGTGGATGGACAACTTCGTGGCTCAGCGGCTTGCTGACCACGTAACGGCCATCCACAACCGAGACAACAGGCGGCTTGTGAGTCTGCTCGAAGTAGTCATAGCCGGGTTTCAGCTGTTTCCAGAAATCCGCGTAGTACGAGTACTTGTGACGCGCCATGTTGGCATCCGTCATGCGGAACGGATAGATGCTGACCTGAACGTTTGGCTGACCAAAGACCAACGCGCCGGTGACAAACTGGAAAATCTCATCAATGCCGGAATCGGTCATCGCGTAGCAGCCGATAGACACGCAGGCACCGTGGATCATCAGGTATTTACCTTCATAACCGTGTGCACGGTCATAGGCATTCGGGAAACCGATATTGATGGCTTTATAGAAACGGCTGTCTGGTTTGAGCTGGCTACGCTGAACGTTGTAAAACCCTTCCGGACTTTTGAAATCGCCCTGACGCTGTTTTGGCCCTAATCCACCGGAGTAGTTACAGATTTTGTAGCTATCAAGCAGCTGATACGTCTCACCCATTTTTACAAACAGATCGAGAGTGCGTTCTTCCTTGAAGATCTGAATATAAACCGGCGATCCCATTAACTGCTGTTTATATTCTTTGCTGATCGGCGTCGTTGAGCTATTACTGCTGAGCAGTCCGGCAAACGACATGCACGGAATCAGAAGCATCGCAATGAACAATGCGATTTTACGCATACTACTAGTTCCTTGATAAAACCATGACCAACTTGCCAGGACGGCAAAAGAGACCCGAAATCAGATTATTCTGTTAGGAGCGCTCACATTAGCACCGCTATAGATTTTCGCAAGAGCCGGGCGGTGAGTTTACAAATTAGTTTTACTTTATAAACCATCAAAATCGCGATGGCTCCAGGAACTTTGCGCATTAGCTCGCAATTTGGCGCGCGCGACGGCGGATTCGCTGCCCGCGAGAAGGGGAAAATGTTACACTTCGCGGCCACTGGATTGTTGTTCATGGAAACCTGCTAACCACATGTTTAAAATCAAAAAAGGACTTGATCTGCCGATTGCAGGCGTGCCCGCGCAGCGCGTTTCGACAGGCGCAAGTGTCCGTCATGTCGCCATTGTGGGCGACGACTACCTGGGAATGCGTCCTTCGATGTTGGTACAGGAAGGCGATCGCGTGATCAAAGGCCAGGCGCTCTTTGAGGACAAAAAAAATCCCGGCGTGATGTTTACAGCCCCCGCGAGCGGCACCGTTGTGGCGATCAACCGTGGCGAACGGCGCGTTCTGCAGTCGGTGGTGATCCGCATTGAAGGCGATGAACAGCGTGAATTCGCCCGTTACGATGCCGCAGACCTCGCGTCGCTGAGCCGTGAGGCTGTTCAGGCTCAGCTTCTGGCGTCCGGTTTATGGACCGCGCTTCGCACGCGTCCCTTCAGTAAATCCCCGGTTCCCGGCACGGAACCGGCCGCGATTTTCGTCACCGCAATGGATACCAACCCGCTCAGCGTGGATCCGCAGCCGGTTATCCTGGCACAGCGCAAAGCCTTTGATGCCGGGCTTACCGTTTTAACCCGTCTGACGTCGGGAAAAGTCCACGTTTGCCAGGCCGGTGGCGGCAAGCTTGGCGGTCATCCTCAGGGGCAGGTCACGTTTAATGAGTTTGCTGGCCCGCATCCGGCGGGTCTGGTCGGGACGCACATCCATTTCCTTGAGCCGGTGAGCCTGACGAAACAGGTCTGGCATCTTAATTATCAGGACGTCATCGCCATCGGTACGCTCTTCACCTCAGGAGAGCTGTGCGCGGAACGCATCATCGCCATCGGTGGGCCGCAGGCTGCAAACCCGCGTCTGGTGAAGACGCTGATTGGCGCGGATATCAATGAACTGCTGAACGAAGAAACCAAGGCAGGCGAAAACCGGCTGATTTCCGGTTCGGTCCTCAGTGGCCGCCATGCCGTGCAGGCGCACGCCTATCTGGGACGTTTCCATTTGCAGGTCAGCATTGTGCAGGAAGGCCGCGAGAAAGAGCTGTTCGGCTGGGTGCTGCCCGGTGCGGAAAAATACTCCGTCACCCGTACCACGCTGGGGCACTTCCTGCGTAATAAGCTGTTTAGCTTTTCGACCAGTACGCACGGCGGCGAGCGCGCTATGGTCCCGATTGGCAACTACGAGCGCGTCATGCCGCTGGATATTCTGCCGACCATGCTGTTGCGCGATCTGCTCGCCGGCGATACCGACAGCGCGCAGGCGCTGGGCTGTCTGGAACTGGACGAAGAAGATCTGGCGCTCTGTACCTATGTCTGTCCGGGAAAATACGAATATGGACCGGTATTGCGCGAGGTGTTAACCCGCATTGAGCAGGAAGGATAACCGATGGGCTTAAAACACCTCTTTGAAAAAATTGAGCCGCACTTTACCGAAGGGAAGCTCAAAAAGTACTACCCGCTGTATGAAGCCACGGCGACCATTTTTTACACGCCGGGGCTGGTGACGAAAGGAGCGGCGCACGTCCGTGACGCCATCGACCTTAAGCGGATGATGATCCTGGTGTGGTTTGCGGTCTTCCCGGCGATGTTCTGGGGGATGTACAACGTCGGTCTGCAGACCATTCCGGCGCTGCACCACATGTACGATGCGCAGCAGCTGACGCAGGTGCTTCAGTCTGACTGGCACTACCGTCTGGCCCAGTCGTTAGGGGTGAGCTTTGCGCCAGACGCGGGCTGGGTGAGCATGATGACGCTGGGGGCGGTGTTCTTCCTGCCGATTTACATCACGGTCTTTATCGTTGGCGGCTTCTGGGAAGTGCTGTTTGCCATCATCCGTAAACATGAGATCAACGAAGGCTTCTTCGTGACCTCTATTCTGTTTGCCCTGATTGTTCCCCCGACGCTACCGCTCTGGCAGGCAGCGCTGGGCATCAGCTTTGGCGTGGTCATTGCTAAAGAGATCTTCGGCGGCACCGGGCGGAATTTCCTTAACCCGGCGCTGGCGGGGCGTGCGTTCCTCTTCTTTGCCTATCCGGCGCAAATCTCCGGCGACCTGGTCTGGACGGCGGCTGACGGTTTTTCCGGCGCGACGCCGCTTTCACAGTGGGCGGCACACGGCGGCGAAACGCTGGTGAACAACGCGACGGGTCAGCCTGTAACCTGGTTTGATGCCTTTATTGGCAATATTCCGGGTTCCATTGGTGAAGTTTCAACGCTGATGATTTTGATTGGTGGAGCGATCATCCTGTTTGGGCGCGTGGCCTCCTGGCGAATTGTGGCGGGCGTGATGATCGGCATGGTGCTGACCGCCACGATGTTCAACGTTATCGGTTCGACCACCAACCCAATGTTCTCCATGCCCTGGTACTGGCATCTGGTGCTGGGTGGCTTCGCGTTTGGCATGATGTTCATGGCAACCGACCCCGTCTCAGCCTCGTTTACGGACAAAGGTAAATGGAGCTATGGCGTGCTCATTGGCGCGATGTGTGTCCTGATCCGCGTGGTCAACCCGGCGTACCCGGAAGGAATGATGCTGGCCATTCTGTTTGCCAACCTGTTTGCGCCACTCTTCGATTACCTGGTGGTGCGGGCCAACATTAAGCGGAGGAAGGCGCGTGGCTGAAGTTAAAAATAACGACAGTATCAGTAAAACGCTGCTGGTGGTGCTGGTGCTCTGTCTGGTCTGTTCGATT harbors:
- a CDS encoding Na(+)-translocating NADH-quinone reductase subunit A, whose amino-acid sequence is MFKIKKGLDLPIAGVPAQRVSTGASVRHVAIVGDDYLGMRPSMLVQEGDRVIKGQALFEDKKNPGVMFTAPASGTVVAINRGERRVLQSVVIRIEGDEQREFARYDAADLASLSREAVQAQLLASGLWTALRTRPFSKSPVPGTEPAAIFVTAMDTNPLSVDPQPVILAQRKAFDAGLTVLTRLTSGKVHVCQAGGGKLGGHPQGQVTFNEFAGPHPAGLVGTHIHFLEPVSLTKQVWHLNYQDVIAIGTLFTSGELCAERIIAIGGPQAANPRLVKTLIGADINELLNEETKAGENRLISGSVLSGRHAVQAHAYLGRFHLQVSIVQEGREKELFGWVLPGAEKYSVTRTTLGHFLRNKLFSFSTSTHGGERAMVPIGNYERVMPLDILPTMLLRDLLAGDTDSAQALGCLELDEEDLALCTYVCPGKYEYGPVLREVLTRIEQEG
- a CDS encoding NADH:ubiquinone reductase (Na(+)-transporting) subunit B, with the translated sequence MGLKHLFEKIEPHFTEGKLKKYYPLYEATATIFYTPGLVTKGAAHVRDAIDLKRMMILVWFAVFPAMFWGMYNVGLQTIPALHHMYDAQQLTQVLQSDWHYRLAQSLGVSFAPDAGWVSMMTLGAVFFLPIYITVFIVGGFWEVLFAIIRKHEINEGFFVTSILFALIVPPTLPLWQAALGISFGVVIAKEIFGGTGRNFLNPALAGRAFLFFAYPAQISGDLVWTAADGFSGATPLSQWAAHGGETLVNNATGQPVTWFDAFIGNIPGSIGEVSTLMILIGGAIILFGRVASWRIVAGVMIGMVLTATMFNVIGSTTNPMFSMPWYWHLVLGGFAFGMMFMATDPVSASFTDKGKWSYGVLIGAMCVLIRVVNPAYPEGMMLAILFANLFAPLFDYLVVRANIKRRKARG
- the dpaA gene encoding peptidoglycan meso-diaminopimelic acid protein amidase, whose translation is MRKIALFIAMLLIPCMSFAGLLSSNSSTTPISKEYKQQLMGSPVYIQIFKEERTLDLFVKMGETYQLLDSYKICNYSGGLGPKQRQGDFKSPEGFYNVQRSQLKPDSRFYKAINIGFPNAYDRAHGYEGKYLMIHGACVSIGCYAMTDSGIDEIFQFVTGALVFGQPNVQVSIYPFRMTDANMARHKYSYYADFWKQLKPGYDYFEQTHKPPVVSVVDGRYVVSKPLSHEVVHPQLASNYTVPETK
- a CDS encoding class II glutamine amidotransferase; its protein translation is MCELLGMSANVPTDICFSFTGLVQRGGGTGPHKDGWGITFYEGKGCRTFKDPQPSFNSPIAKLVQDYPIKSRSVIAHIRQANRGEVALENTHPFTRELWGRNWTYAHNGQLTGYKSLETGNFRPVGETDSEKAFCWLLHKLTERYPRTPGNMAAVFKYIATLATELREKGVFNMLLSDGRYVMAFCSTNLFWITRRAPFGVATLLDQDVEIDFQKETTPNDVVTVIATQPLTGNETWQKIMPGEWVLFCLGDRVI